A stretch of Tenrec ecaudatus isolate mTenEca1 chromosome 2, mTenEca1.hap1, whole genome shotgun sequence DNA encodes these proteins:
- the FBXL7 gene encoding F-box/LRR-repeat protein 7 isoform X2 codes for MKWMYSDLSMRTLSTPSPALICPPNLPGFQNGRGSSTSSSSVTGETVAMVHSPPPTRLTHPLIRLASRPQKEQASVERLPDHCLVHVFSFLPTNQLCRCARVCRRWYNLAWDPRLWRTIRLTGETIHVDRALKVLTRRLCQDTPNVCLMLETVTVSGCRRLTDRGLYTIAQCCPELRRLEVSGCYNISNEAVFDVVSLCPNLEHLDVSGCSKVTCISLTREASIKLSPLHGKQISIRYLDMTDCFVLEDEGLHTIAAHCTQLTHLYLRRCVRLTDEGLRYLMIYCPNIKELSVSDCRFVSDFGLREIAKLECRLRYLSIAHCGRVTDVGIRYIAKYCSKLRYLNARGCEGITDHGVEYLAKNCSKLKSLDIGKCPLVSDTGLECLALNCFSLKRLSLKSCESITGQGLQIVAANCFDLQMLNVQDCEVSVEALRFVKRHCKRCVIEHTNPAFF; via the exons ACTCCGACCTGAGCATGCGCACACTGAGCACGCCCAGCCCAGCCCTGATATGTCCCCCGAACCTGCCCGGCTTTCAGAATGGAAGGGGCTCGTCCACCTCGTCGTCCTCCGTCACGGGGGAGACCGTGGCCATGGTGCACTCCCCGCCCCCGACCCGCCTCACCCACCCGCTCATCCGGCTGGCGTCGCGGCCGCAGAAGGAGCAGGCCAGCGTGGAGCGGCTGCCGGACCACTGCCTGGTGCACGTCTTCTCCTTCCTGCCCACCAACCAGCTGTGCCGCTGCGCCCGCGTGTGCCGCCGCTGGTACAACCTGGCCTGGGACCCCCGCCTCTGGAGGACTATCCGCCTGACCGGCGAGACCATCCACGTGGACCGCGCCCTCAAGGTGCTGACCCGCCGCCTCTGCCAGGACACCCCCAACGTCTGTCTCATGCTGGAAACCGTGACGGTCAGTGGCTGCCGGCGGCTCACCGACCGGGGCCTGTACACCATCGCGCAGTGCTGCCCGGAGCTGCGTCGCCTCGAGGTGTCCGGCTGCTACAACATCTCCAACGAGGCCGTCTTCGATGTGGTGTCGCTCTGCCCCAACCTGGAGCACCTGGACGTGTCAG GGTGCTCCAAAGTGACCTGCATCAGCTTGACTCGTGAGGCCTCTATTAAACTGTCCCCCTTGCACGGCAAACAGATCTCCATCCGCTACCTGGACATGACGGACTGCTTCGTGCTGGAGGACGAAGGCTTGCACACCATCGCCGCGCACTGCACGCAGCTCACCCACCTGTACCTGCGCCGCTGCGTGCGCCTCACGGACGAGGGCCTGCGCTACCTGATGATCTACTGCCCCAACATCAAGGAGCTCAGCGTCAGTGACTGCCGCTTCGTCAGCGACTTCGGCCTGCGCGAGATCGCCAAGCTGGAGTGTCGCCTACGCTACCTGAGCATCGCGCACTGCGGCCGGGTCACTGACGTGGGCATCCGCTACATCGCCAAGTACTGCAGCAAGCTGCGCTACCTCAACGCGCGGGGCTGCGAGGGCATCACGGACCACGGCGTCGAGTACCTCGCCAAGAACTGCTCCAAACTCAAGTCCCTGGACATCGGCAAATGCCCTCTGGTCTCCGACACGGGCCTGGAGTGCCTGGCCCTGAACTGCTTCAGCCTCAAGCGGCTCAGCCTCAAGTCCTGCGAGAGCATCACTGGCCAGGGCCTGCAGATCGTGGCGGCCAACTGCTTCGACCTGCAGATGCTCAACGTGCAGGACTGCGAGGTCTCCGTGGAGGCCCTGCGCTTCGTCAAGCGCCACTGCAAGCGCTGCGTCATCGAACACACCAACCCCGCCTTCTTCTGA
- the FBXL7 gene encoding F-box/LRR-repeat protein 7 isoform X1 codes for MGANNGKQYGSEGKGSSSISSDVSSSTDHTPTKAQKNVATSEDSDLSMRTLSTPSPALICPPNLPGFQNGRGSSTSSSSVTGETVAMVHSPPPTRLTHPLIRLASRPQKEQASVERLPDHCLVHVFSFLPTNQLCRCARVCRRWYNLAWDPRLWRTIRLTGETIHVDRALKVLTRRLCQDTPNVCLMLETVTVSGCRRLTDRGLYTIAQCCPELRRLEVSGCYNISNEAVFDVVSLCPNLEHLDVSGCSKVTCISLTREASIKLSPLHGKQISIRYLDMTDCFVLEDEGLHTIAAHCTQLTHLYLRRCVRLTDEGLRYLMIYCPNIKELSVSDCRFVSDFGLREIAKLECRLRYLSIAHCGRVTDVGIRYIAKYCSKLRYLNARGCEGITDHGVEYLAKNCSKLKSLDIGKCPLVSDTGLECLALNCFSLKRLSLKSCESITGQGLQIVAANCFDLQMLNVQDCEVSVEALRFVKRHCKRCVIEHTNPAFF; via the exons ACTCCGACCTGAGCATGCGCACACTGAGCACGCCCAGCCCAGCCCTGATATGTCCCCCGAACCTGCCCGGCTTTCAGAATGGAAGGGGCTCGTCCACCTCGTCGTCCTCCGTCACGGGGGAGACCGTGGCCATGGTGCACTCCCCGCCCCCGACCCGCCTCACCCACCCGCTCATCCGGCTGGCGTCGCGGCCGCAGAAGGAGCAGGCCAGCGTGGAGCGGCTGCCGGACCACTGCCTGGTGCACGTCTTCTCCTTCCTGCCCACCAACCAGCTGTGCCGCTGCGCCCGCGTGTGCCGCCGCTGGTACAACCTGGCCTGGGACCCCCGCCTCTGGAGGACTATCCGCCTGACCGGCGAGACCATCCACGTGGACCGCGCCCTCAAGGTGCTGACCCGCCGCCTCTGCCAGGACACCCCCAACGTCTGTCTCATGCTGGAAACCGTGACGGTCAGTGGCTGCCGGCGGCTCACCGACCGGGGCCTGTACACCATCGCGCAGTGCTGCCCGGAGCTGCGTCGCCTCGAGGTGTCCGGCTGCTACAACATCTCCAACGAGGCCGTCTTCGATGTGGTGTCGCTCTGCCCCAACCTGGAGCACCTGGACGTGTCAG GGTGCTCCAAAGTGACCTGCATCAGCTTGACTCGTGAGGCCTCTATTAAACTGTCCCCCTTGCACGGCAAACAGATCTCCATCCGCTACCTGGACATGACGGACTGCTTCGTGCTGGAGGACGAAGGCTTGCACACCATCGCCGCGCACTGCACGCAGCTCACCCACCTGTACCTGCGCCGCTGCGTGCGCCTCACGGACGAGGGCCTGCGCTACCTGATGATCTACTGCCCCAACATCAAGGAGCTCAGCGTCAGTGACTGCCGCTTCGTCAGCGACTTCGGCCTGCGCGAGATCGCCAAGCTGGAGTGTCGCCTACGCTACCTGAGCATCGCGCACTGCGGCCGGGTCACTGACGTGGGCATCCGCTACATCGCCAAGTACTGCAGCAAGCTGCGCTACCTCAACGCGCGGGGCTGCGAGGGCATCACGGACCACGGCGTCGAGTACCTCGCCAAGAACTGCTCCAAACTCAAGTCCCTGGACATCGGCAAATGCCCTCTGGTCTCCGACACGGGCCTGGAGTGCCTGGCCCTGAACTGCTTCAGCCTCAAGCGGCTCAGCCTCAAGTCCTGCGAGAGCATCACTGGCCAGGGCCTGCAGATCGTGGCGGCCAACTGCTTCGACCTGCAGATGCTCAACGTGCAGGACTGCGAGGTCTCCGTGGAGGCCCTGCGCTTCGTCAAGCGCCACTGCAAGCGCTGCGTCATCGAACACACCAACCCCGCCTTCTTCTGA